In the genome of Coraliomargarita sinensis, one region contains:
- a CDS encoding sugar phosphate isomerase/epimerase family protein, whose translation MNKLIQTLTLLCLLCTLSAGSTRAAEKKASVTGLSGPALAWWCFSNDGGAGLFSLDEMIAIAKEHEMAIDIPPHKYVETIQDAGVAVPCLVKEIPDLPPFVLSPGNPAEREQVTKALKDTIDHASKHDVPMVICFTGNKAVDLSFSRQFDNLVAAYRDLTAYAKSKQVRLVLECLNDNFFAGEGGAMKGHPGYFGTNPWVCLDLVEEVGEPEWFGLALDWYHLGVEDYAFGHGNSQDMSVFIEKAKDYIIHTHVAGVYADEKLMRGPLHLQGQKVDFPRIYQELGLEVPYTLEFPVYGGKGDAPAARESIAEAIKLME comes from the coding sequence ATGAATAAATTGATTCAAACCCTGACATTACTGTGCCTGTTGTGCACCTTATCCGCGGGATCGACTCGTGCCGCTGAGAAAAAAGCCTCGGTGACAGGTCTTTCCGGGCCGGCTCTCGCCTGGTGGTGTTTCAGCAACGACGGTGGTGCGGGGCTGTTCTCGCTCGACGAAATGATTGCGATCGCGAAGGAGCACGAGATGGCGATCGACATTCCTCCGCATAAATATGTCGAAACGATTCAGGATGCCGGCGTGGCGGTGCCCTGTCTGGTCAAAGAGATCCCGGATCTCCCTCCTTTTGTCTTGAGTCCCGGAAACCCCGCCGAGAGGGAGCAAGTGACGAAGGCGCTCAAGGACACGATCGATCACGCGTCGAAGCATGATGTACCCATGGTCATCTGTTTCACCGGCAACAAGGCGGTCGACCTCAGTTTTTCCCGGCAGTTTGACAATCTGGTTGCGGCCTACCGCGACTTAACCGCCTACGCCAAGAGCAAACAGGTTCGATTGGTGCTGGAGTGCCTCAATGACAACTTTTTTGCTGGCGAGGGCGGTGCGATGAAGGGGCATCCCGGTTATTTCGGCACCAACCCCTGGGTCTGTCTCGATTTGGTCGAGGAGGTGGGAGAACCCGAATGGTTTGGCCTGGCCCTGGACTGGTATCATTTGGGGGTGGAGGATTACGCCTTTGGTCACGGCAACAGCCAGGATATGTCCGTTTTTATCGAGAAGGCGAAGGACTATATCATTCACACCCACGTTGCAGGGGTCTATGCCGACGAAAAACTCATGCGGGGGCCCCTCCACCTTCAGGGCCAGAAAGTGGATTTCCCCAGAATCTACCAGGAGTTGGGACTCGAAGTCCCCTACACCTTGGAATTTCCCGTTTACGGGGGGAAGGGGGATGCCCCGGCCGCAAGGGAGTCAATCGCGGAAGCGATCAAACTGATGGAGTGA
- a CDS encoding glucose-6-phosphate isomerase: MSWEKFTKHYLTLPELDFALDISRIDFGDGFLAEMEPKMQEAYKAMADLEAGAIANPDENRMVGHYWLRDASLAPEPELTTEIEKCLADIRQIATKVHSGELAGAKGKFKNCLVIGIGGSALGPQFVADALGNPDRDKMQLHFFDNTDPDGIDRTLATLDGELGETLAVVISKSGGTPETRNGMLEAQAAYKSAGVDFAKHAIAITGAGSKLDKVAESEGWLTRLPMWDWVGGRTSELAAVGLLPAALQGLKIDRMLAGAAAMDAATRSTETTKNPAALLALMWYYATEGKGAKDMVVLPYKDRLMLFSKYLQQLVMESLGKEFDLDGNTVNQGIAVYGNKGSTDQHAYVQQLREGVHNFFVTFIEVLKDREGDSIEVEDGITTGDFLQGFYLGTRDALYENGRQSITITISEVTAEAVGQLIALFERAVGFYASLVNINAYHQPGVEAGKKAAASVLGIESKIISLLREKAGERLNTVTIAQHLGLESQTEIIFKLLNRLAANQRGIIAEDKFSTPETQFYYE; encoded by the coding sequence ATGTCCTGGGAAAAATTCACCAAACACTATCTCACACTGCCAGAGCTCGATTTCGCGCTCGACATCAGCCGCATTGATTTCGGCGACGGCTTTCTGGCCGAAATGGAGCCCAAGATGCAAGAGGCCTACAAGGCGATGGCGGATCTCGAGGCGGGTGCCATTGCCAACCCGGATGAGAACCGGATGGTCGGCCACTACTGGCTGCGCGATGCCTCGCTGGCCCCGGAACCGGAGCTGACCACCGAAATCGAAAAGTGCCTGGCCGATATCAGGCAAATCGCGACCAAGGTCCACTCCGGGGAACTGGCGGGCGCTAAAGGTAAATTTAAGAACTGTCTCGTCATCGGCATCGGGGGATCGGCACTAGGACCTCAGTTTGTAGCCGACGCTCTCGGTAATCCGGATAGGGATAAGATGCAGCTCCACTTCTTCGACAACACCGACCCCGACGGCATCGACCGCACTCTGGCCACACTGGATGGCGAGCTGGGCGAAACCCTCGCCGTGGTCATTTCCAAATCCGGCGGCACGCCGGAGACCCGCAACGGCATGCTGGAGGCCCAGGCCGCCTACAAGTCTGCCGGAGTCGATTTCGCCAAACACGCCATCGCCATTACCGGCGCAGGCTCCAAGCTCGACAAAGTCGCCGAGTCCGAGGGCTGGCTGACCCGGCTCCCCATGTGGGATTGGGTCGGTGGCCGCACCTCCGAACTCGCCGCGGTCGGCCTCCTTCCGGCTGCGCTCCAGGGTCTGAAAATCGACCGCATGCTGGCCGGTGCCGCCGCCATGGATGCCGCCACTCGCAGCACGGAAACAACAAAGAACCCCGCCGCCCTCCTCGCCCTCATGTGGTATTACGCCACCGAGGGCAAAGGTGCCAAGGACATGGTCGTCCTCCCCTACAAGGACCGCCTCATGCTCTTTTCCAAATACCTCCAGCAACTCGTCATGGAGTCGCTGGGCAAGGAGTTCGACCTCGACGGCAACACCGTCAATCAGGGGATCGCCGTATACGGGAACAAGGGCTCGACCGATCAACATGCCTACGTCCAGCAGCTACGGGAAGGGGTGCATAACTTCTTCGTCACCTTCATCGAAGTACTCAAGGACCGCGAAGGAGACTCGATCGAAGTCGAAGATGGTATCACAACCGGCGACTTCCTCCAGGGCTTCTACCTCGGCACGCGTGACGCACTCTACGAGAACGGCCGCCAATCGATCACCATCACGATTTCCGAGGTCACGGCCGAGGCCGTCGGCCAGCTCATCGCGCTCTTCGAGCGTGCGGTCGGCTTCTACGCCTCGTTGGTCAACATTAACGCCTACCACCAGCCGGGTGTCGAAGCCGGCAAGAAAGCCGCCGCCAGCGTACTCGGGATCGAAAGCAAAATAATCAGCCTCCTGCGTGAAAAGGCAGGAGAACGCTTGAATACCGTCACAATTGCGCAACACTTGGGCCTTGAGTCGCAAACAGAAATCATTTTTAAACTACTGAATCGTCTTGCTGCAAACCAGCGTGGCATCATTGCAGAAGATAAATTTTCCACCCCAGAAACACAGTTTTATTACGAATAA
- a CDS encoding DUF4870 domain-containing protein, with product MESSENSTPEKQADTGKNSNSKKPQYMMGMLCHLLALTALVGVPFGNILGPLVIWLIKKEDHPFIDKCGKESLNFQITATLAGMALGVVAVVTTFIAAIPIIGLISFLFLPLIALAGLALMVAVIVFTVIAAIKASEGTNYRYPYSIRLIQ from the coding sequence ATGGAATCGTCTGAAAATTCGACGCCCGAGAAGCAAGCGGACACGGGCAAAAACTCAAATTCTAAAAAACCGCAGTACATGATGGGCATGCTCTGCCACCTGCTGGCACTCACCGCTCTGGTCGGTGTGCCCTTTGGCAATATCCTCGGCCCTCTGGTCATTTGGCTGATCAAAAAGGAGGATCACCCTTTTATCGATAAGTGCGGAAAGGAATCGCTGAACTTCCAGATTACCGCCACCTTGGCAGGTATGGCGCTAGGCGTGGTCGCTGTGGTGACGACTTTTATCGCAGCAATTCCCATCATCGGGCTGATTAGCTTTCTGTTTCTACCACTGATTGCCCTGGCCGGCCTCGCCTTAATGGTCGCAGTCATCGTCTTCACCGTAATCGCTGCCATCAAAGCCAGCGAGGGCACTAATTATAGATACCCCTACTCCATTCGGCTGATTCAGTAA
- a CDS encoding alkaline phosphatase D family protein, with protein MLRRIFFASLFVPMALGAQHDPGRNAVRKLAKGDHEAAVQELHKSRKRNSPVDEAEKYVVRALSASLQGDGKTALQEAKLAVQHGAHPGRFAAGPKDAFAALYQAKGYEEWASSFDLDLVHGPMIGAVTGHSASIWLRTESAARVSVNLSCSESDKLMHATTSAETDFTAVVHFDGLEPETTYEVSLSIEQREVGQGSFRTTAARGEASKFTLVLGGGAGYTPQYERMWATIESHHPDALFMLGDNVYIDDPTHQLTQDYIYYRRQSEPGWRSLVSKTPTYAIYDDHDFGMNDCIPGPFIDQPAWKRPVWETFRNNWANAYYGGGDAQPGCWFDTYIGDVHFIFLDCRYYRDRSGGTMLGPVQKEWLFETLKHSKGTFKVLASSVPWSAGVKPGSRDTWDGFPAERESIFSFIEANQIDGAVLISADRHRVDVRKTERVGGYDLYEIMSSRLTNVHTHGLVKNAKGSEFILGYNATPAFAKLTFDTKAKPPTLHGSIIDIDNHEHGTFELTLDQLRHER; from the coding sequence ATGTTAAGACGTATTTTCTTCGCGAGCCTCTTTGTACCAATGGCTTTGGGAGCCCAGCACGATCCCGGACGCAACGCTGTGCGCAAGCTGGCCAAAGGTGATCACGAAGCGGCGGTACAGGAGTTGCATAAGTCAAGAAAACGGAACAGCCCGGTGGATGAAGCGGAGAAGTACGTGGTTCGGGCTCTGTCGGCCAGTCTGCAGGGAGATGGTAAGACCGCACTGCAGGAAGCCAAACTGGCTGTGCAACACGGGGCACACCCCGGCCGCTTTGCTGCGGGACCGAAGGATGCTTTTGCCGCACTCTACCAAGCAAAGGGGTACGAAGAATGGGCTTCGTCCTTCGATCTCGATTTAGTGCACGGCCCCATGATCGGAGCCGTTACCGGGCACTCGGCCAGTATATGGCTGCGGACTGAAAGTGCCGCCAGGGTTTCCGTTAATTTAAGCTGCTCCGAATCGGATAAGCTGATGCATGCCACCACCTCGGCGGAGACGGATTTTACCGCGGTAGTCCATTTTGACGGTCTGGAGCCCGAAACCACTTACGAGGTATCACTCAGCATTGAACAGCGCGAGGTCGGACAGGGTTCATTTCGCACCACAGCCGCCCGGGGCGAGGCAAGCAAGTTCACCCTGGTGCTCGGAGGCGGTGCCGGCTACACCCCGCAATATGAAAGAATGTGGGCGACGATTGAGAGTCACCATCCCGATGCATTGTTCATGCTGGGAGACAATGTCTACATCGATGACCCGACCCATCAGCTGACTCAGGACTATATCTATTATCGACGGCAGTCGGAACCGGGTTGGCGCTCGCTCGTCTCGAAGACACCAACTTACGCCATCTACGACGATCATGATTTTGGGATGAACGATTGCATTCCGGGTCCCTTTATCGACCAACCCGCCTGGAAGCGCCCTGTTTGGGAAACTTTCCGCAACAACTGGGCCAACGCCTACTACGGGGGTGGCGACGCCCAACCGGGTTGCTGGTTTGATACCTACATCGGCGACGTCCATTTCATTTTTTTGGACTGCCGGTATTATCGTGACCGTTCGGGGGGCACCATGTTGGGGCCGGTGCAAAAGGAGTGGTTGTTCGAAACACTCAAGCACTCCAAGGGAACTTTCAAGGTCCTGGCCTCCTCCGTCCCCTGGAGCGCCGGCGTCAAACCGGGCAGTCGCGACACCTGGGACGGCTTCCCCGCAGAGCGTGAGTCGATTTTTAGTTTCATTGAAGCCAATCAAATTGACGGGGCGGTTCTGATCTCTGCGGATCGTCACCGGGTGGATGTTCGCAAGACGGAACGTGTCGGCGGCTATGACCTCTATGAAATCATGAGTTCCCGACTGACCAACGTGCATACTCACGGCCTGGTAAAGAACGCCAAGGGCTCGGAATTTATTCTGGGCTACAACGCCACACCGGCCTTTGCCAAGTTGACCTTCGATACGAAAGCCAAACCGCCAACGCTGCACGGCTCAATCATCGATATCGACAATCATGAACATGGCACCTTCGAACTCACTCTGGATCAATTGCGCCACGAACGGTAA
- a CDS encoding DUF6288 domain-containing protein has translation MDHPDLTKGESIPEGATHDWNLGATGARGWMYSENLTTSYARQVAVTVVAEDSPAEGVLEVGDVILGVAGQPFSYDPREEFGRALTAAETPRGGGELELLRWRDGRTEGVRIQLPVLGAYSDTAPYGCAKSKVIFEQGCEALAKRMAKPDYKGNPITRSLNALALLASGKSTYFPVIKKEAEWAAQYSTKSMATWWYGYVIMFLAEYVMITDDQSVMPGLQRLAMEAAEGQSIVGSWGHKFAGQDGRLVGYGMMNAPGLPLTTSLVLARKAGVDDPVVQRAIERSAKLLRFYTGKGAVPYGDHSPWIQTHEDNGKCSMAAVLFSLLDEPEPAKYFNHMSVAAHGAERDYGHTGNFWNITWAMPGVAQGGPHATGAWMDTYGAWYYDLARRWDGSFLHQGPPQMRGDKTKGWDASGAFLLAYAMPLKSLVLTGREGSYAPQMDPRTAQSLIEDGKGWTRHDRHSFHDALSQEELLDRLDSWSPVVRERAAEALARRKGEAPMRDLIRKLESGRLESRIGACQTFIKLGKRSAPAFSELRETLHADDLWLRVKAAEAIAAMGDAGMPALPDLLERVAEGPREEDPRGMEQRFLSFTVFGKMLKKHDLENVDKDLLRKAVAAGLKNEDGRARSSFTGIYQQLSIKELEPLLPAIYDAIVKPAPSGIMFADGIRLAGLHLFADHNIKQAIPLCLDLMDIQRWNKRSRINSCLDALEKYGSAAKPMLPRLRQLEKDLMAHWEAKGLQPIIERVRKMIKDLEESA, from the coding sequence ATGGATCACCCCGACCTGACCAAAGGTGAGTCCATTCCCGAGGGCGCCACGCATGACTGGAATCTGGGTGCGACCGGTGCGCGCGGGTGGATGTACAGCGAGAATTTGACCACCTCATATGCGCGGCAGGTTGCGGTGACCGTGGTGGCCGAAGACTCGCCTGCCGAGGGCGTTCTGGAAGTGGGTGATGTAATCCTGGGGGTGGCAGGTCAGCCGTTTTCCTATGACCCGCGCGAAGAATTCGGCCGTGCGCTCACGGCAGCGGAGACACCGCGGGGCGGCGGCGAGCTGGAGCTCTTGCGCTGGCGGGACGGCCGGACCGAAGGTGTGCGGATTCAGCTTCCGGTGCTCGGTGCTTATAGCGATACGGCGCCCTACGGATGCGCCAAATCGAAGGTGATTTTTGAACAGGGTTGCGAGGCCTTGGCCAAGCGCATGGCTAAGCCCGATTACAAGGGGAATCCCATTACCCGCTCTCTGAACGCGCTGGCCCTGCTCGCCAGCGGCAAGTCCACTTACTTCCCTGTGATCAAAAAGGAAGCGGAGTGGGCGGCTCAGTATTCCACGAAGAGTATGGCGACCTGGTGGTATGGTTATGTCATTATGTTCCTTGCGGAATATGTCATGATTACTGACGACCAGTCCGTCATGCCCGGACTCCAGCGTCTGGCGATGGAGGCGGCCGAGGGGCAGAGTATCGTGGGTTCCTGGGGGCACAAATTTGCCGGACAGGACGGTCGGCTGGTCGGCTACGGAATGATGAATGCACCGGGGCTGCCGCTGACCACCTCGCTGGTACTGGCTCGCAAAGCCGGGGTCGATGACCCTGTCGTTCAACGGGCGATTGAGCGCAGCGCCAAGTTGCTGCGTTTTTACACCGGCAAGGGAGCCGTGCCGTACGGTGACCATTCGCCCTGGATCCAAACGCACGAAGACAATGGCAAATGCAGCATGGCAGCTGTTCTCTTTAGTCTTCTGGATGAGCCGGAGCCTGCGAAATACTTCAACCACATGAGTGTCGCCGCCCACGGAGCCGAACGTGATTACGGGCATACCGGCAACTTTTGGAACATTACCTGGGCGATGCCCGGCGTCGCCCAGGGTGGGCCGCACGCGACGGGAGCCTGGATGGATACCTATGGTGCCTGGTATTACGATCTGGCCCGCCGCTGGGACGGCAGCTTCCTCCACCAAGGGCCGCCACAGATGCGTGGTGACAAAACCAAGGGTTGGGATGCCAGCGGAGCCTTTCTACTTGCCTATGCGATGCCGTTAAAATCACTTGTCCTGACGGGTCGGGAAGGGAGCTATGCACCACAGATGGATCCCCGAACTGCCCAATCACTCATCGAGGATGGTAAAGGTTGGACCCGGCACGATCGCCACAGTTTCCACGATGCCTTGAGTCAAGAGGAGTTGCTCGACCGTCTCGACAGCTGGTCGCCGGTCGTCCGGGAACGGGCGGCGGAAGCCTTGGCCCGGCGTAAGGGCGAAGCACCGATGCGTGACTTGATCCGTAAACTTGAATCGGGCCGTCTCGAATCACGCATCGGCGCATGTCAGACATTCATCAAGCTCGGTAAGCGATCGGCACCCGCTTTTTCCGAGCTGCGCGAAACACTGCATGCCGACGATCTATGGTTGCGGGTCAAAGCGGCCGAGGCCATTGCGGCCATGGGTGATGCCGGTATGCCCGCGCTGCCCGATCTTTTGGAGCGTGTGGCCGAGGGGCCGAGAGAGGAAGACCCGCGTGGTATGGAGCAGCGTTTTCTCAGTTTTACCGTGTTCGGGAAAATGTTGAAAAAACATGACCTTGAGAATGTCGACAAAGACTTGCTCCGCAAGGCGGTGGCTGCCGGCCTTAAGAATGAAGACGGACGGGCCCGCTCCTCGTTTACCGGCATCTATCAGCAGCTCTCGATCAAGGAACTCGAACCTCTGCTGCCTGCAATCTATGATGCGATTGTGAAGCCCGCACCCAGTGGGATCATGTTTGCCGATGGGATTCGCCTCGCCGGTCTCCATCTTTTTGCCGACCACAACATCAAACAGGCTATTCCACTCTGCCTTGATCTCATGGATATTCAGAGATGGAACAAGCGCAGCCGCATCAACAGCTGCCTCGACGCTCTGGAAAAATACGGTAGCGCGGCCAAACCGATGCTTCCCCGATTACGCCAACTGGAAAAAGACCTGATGGCCCACTGGGAGGCCAAGGGCCTGCAGCCCATCATCGAGCGGGTCAGAAAGATGATTAAAGATTTGGAGGAGTCCGCTTAA